GTATTAGTGGCTACCCTATTGTTTTTAGCAATTAAatgcaccgtttattattgttggtagtagtagtagtagtagtggtggtagtagtggtagtagtagtagtagtaatagtagtagtagtagtagtagtagtagtagtagtagtagtagtagtagtagtagtagtagtagtagtagtagtagtagtagtagtacagtctgtaggaaccagaggtggggaggcacttcccctccccagAACGAAAAtgtaagggttttttttgtcctactctatttaaataaaggtcccccacccccactcccacccccaaggttgtatcccctctccagatatcgtaagagttagcaaaattattggttttaagggtttgtaacgttttgtattgagatacttacttgtctgaactttattgttaatgaaaatgttcacgaactgtgaagaaaaccctcacaaatgaacgacaagcaaaccacaacaaatcggatgttgattgtgcgaaccgtgcacgagaaaacaaacgaaccgaaatgataacggtcacgtggtataccaacgtttgtgacattgaaacgggaagatcccctctaaaaatagattagacacgaaaaatgcattttgtggtattacaaactccaggattaccaggattaccaaaaaacacttcaggtgaatgaaaaggtatattctaaataataaaacaaagtgctattttatttgtgagaaaatgggtttaatagccaaaaacaacggcgtaatggttaacaactagggtgtgtccctttaacaatgacGACCAGTCATAAGTCCAGACAGGATGTCAATCACGCCAGTTCCACCAAACTATTTTTCAAAATGCAAAATATTAATACTGAATGACGAGTTGTGATTGGTCAGTGTAAAAAGTGAATGCAAAGACACGGTTTATGATTCGttgacaaatacattttaataatgatgataatgataataataataataatactgcgttttttattggaatatattttattttcatgattttgttttcttaattgtaTAAAAGTATTCTTCAAAGTGTATTTTAGGCAGTATTTGCATATATTGTagttatatttgttaaatgtatatTGTGTATAAGCTACTATATAGCCAGATTAGTTGGTGAACAACGTCAAAGCAATGATAGCATAGTATTTATAAAATCACCacccatttttatttaaattgtataaattgTCATGTCATTgtctgtgtgttagtgtgtgtgtgtggggggggggggggcgtttgtgtgtgcgtgcgcgtttGCGGTCTTCACTCTTCTGATTAATGaatgtaaataaaactgaaagtatgtTTTTGTGGTTATACACAGATTCCTCCATTAACAGAATAATAGAAAATACTCTTTAATAGTACGACAGTTTAAAGCAGAAACACGCCGACAGCGACAACAGCCCAACGTTGAGTGTCGCCTGGACGACGTTCCCTTCGTTTCGGGGATCAATGCGCGGCTTACACGTGGACTCGCACGCCTCCTTGGTGCTAAAGTTGTTGCTATTGCCGCCGCATCCTCCGTAGACGAACTGTTCACACCTCCTCAGAGCAGGGTCCCAGTAGTAGCTGGGGATATACCCCAAACACTGTCCAGGGTCAGGCTTAGCAAGGCATactgcaaaataaaataatcatggaatgttcatattttcaaattctCAATGTATTGAAATATAGAAAACGAAAGGCTAGGGATATTTGATTATTAAGATGCCCCCAACACGTGTTTTAAACTACGAGTGTTAAGGCTTATATAgattggatgcggcgcgtgcatGGGTCCTGTCTGTTGTGCCTGATGCGTCTGGagcttgcgttttgggcatataaaCCACATACGATTATTTCAGATACACGCATCGCACGCATCCAGCATCCTAGACGCTCTCACTAAAACTAATATATtccggtgggtttttttacccAGACCGCAcacacgcgccgcatccagtctatttAAGCCTTTAGGTGTCTAGCAAATTACAACTGTGACACTTGAGCTACAACTTGGAGAAGAGACTAACTGCGATCACAGGGTTTTATctattattagtattactagGGCCTATAAACATTTTCTTGTGTAATGTGCACTGGGAGTTCAAACACATTGTCCAGAGCACAGAATTCCGCTATCTAGACTGAAACCTGCTCTTAGTTAGCAGTGGtatttttacatgcactttccagagacatgataacacataccatgctttttgtgtgtgttagtCAAGGAGCTCTAGTTTTAACGGGGAAAACCTGAAAGGATTCAAGGAGGAGGATTGGTCCTATGACTCACTGCACCTACCAATGAATTACTTCAACAACAGCAAAGTGTAAGTTGTAAGATGTagactgaacactccccgaagtggtcagactaagcccacagctaaaagctgatgggtaatggcaggtgtgtggcacagatagtcACAAAACATAAGCACCTGTCGTAAGATGTAGTGGGATCCTGAAATTGTTACTCATTAGACCGGGGCCGGGATAAGTTGTTCAATGGGATTGGGTGCACAGACGTGTTTTACGACAACGAGGCGCATTGGCCGAGAAGTATCTATAAAGCAGAGTTATAATATGATCAATATTGATCAATATTggttgaaaaaattaaaataaacaatgattTGTGTAATTTActgcatattatatattcagacacaatgaccttcatttgtcttttaaaatgtaGGTCGAATTGGCCAAGTATGAAAATCCAGCAAATCAAAATGAAATTCTTGGATATTAAACGTCatgaatttcaaaaaaaaaaaaaaaaaaaaaagagtttaatcTTTTCCTATAACTCAAATTTCATGTCCGTCCCGTGGTCTGTTTTGGGGTAGCAGTAGATAGACACAAATTTTACTGACATACCAAGTTAGTTAATTAACGTACATGTTTAGGCATGTAAGAGTTGAAGATCTCAGATCTACAAATAGTTTTACATAAcaatcaatgttcaaaccttccCGTCTCTCCGATATAAATAAATCGAACCGACTCTTGGACCAAAAAGGCATGTACTACACATTAAACACAAGTTAACTTAATCGATCAGCAGGTACTTGTGACATTCAAGTAAAATCGCTAGTTACAATACCATGCAGTtatctcctttttttcttttcttttactcTTTTgcttcattttctttcttttttcttttccttctttttaatttttttttccaagGGAAGGGGGTTATGTTCTGTTCTCGCGTGTCATACACCCTTAAAATTCCATTTACCCAGCATTAGGGTTGTTCCAAAATTGATTACattgagtatatataatatgtttccCTTAAATGTGATCATTTCTCGAACCAATTTAAATCTTACCTCTCAAATGAAGGAAGggagtaaatgttttatttaacgacacactcaacacattttatttacggttatatggcgtcggacatatggttacggactacacagatattgagggaggaaacccgctgtcaccacttcttgggctactcttttcgattagcagcaagggatcttttatatgcaccatcccatagacaggatagcacataccacggcctttgatgtggcTGGACCACTCAAATGAATTAACAAATCTCCAGCTCGACTGGAgtgtatataaatttattattttatgttactTGCTCtgatgaatgtttttttaattctttgtgGGTATTGAACAATATTGTCTCTTCTCCCATCAACACTTGATACATTCTAGAACACCAGCTAAAATAGAAGTACTAATAACTCACTGTGCATATTCACCGGGGATGCTCGAAGGTTTGAAGACATGTGAAGCTTCACGTCTAGCCGAGTAACCTTAGCTTTGTGGTGTAGATGTGATTTTGCAACGTCACTACCATCTGGTAGTCCTATGTCAATATACGGTTTTCCTTGGTCATTGCCCTTTGAACCTCTGTGGTCATTGCCCTAGTTGAACCTCTGTGGTCTATACGGCTTTAGTCGTCCTATGTCAATATACGGCTTTGAGTCATGACCGTCTGGTAGTCCTATGTCAATATACGGTTTTCCTTGTGTTTTGTCCTTCGAACCTCTGTGGTCTATATACGGCTTTGAGTCATGACTATCTGGTCGTCCTATGTCAATATACGGTTTTCCTTGTACATTGCCCTTTGAACCTCTGTGGTCTATATACAGCTTAGAGTCATGATTATCTGGTAGACCTATGTCAATATATGGTTTTCCTTTTGCCTTGTCCTTTGAACCTCTGTGGTCTATATACGGCTTAGAGTCATGACCGTCTGGTAGTCCTATGTCAATATACGGGTTCccttgtgcattgacctttaaCAATCTGTGGCTATCCGTACCATAGTGTTGAACTTTGGGGTAACAAGTAGCCAGACATTCTTCTTCCTTTGAAAAACGATTCTCGTTACCAGAACATCCACCATAGATAAACATTTCGCACTGCATCGTTTCTTGATTCCAAAAGAAACTTGGTATGTAGGATCGACATGGTCCAATCTCTGGTTTCAAGGAACAACCTTAAGaggaaataaattttaaaagattgtTTGTGTTGCGACGatacaaatgtcattttttttaatcaaataaacgccagaaaatataaattataaaatatataaactttCTCTCAGATGTAGATTCTTGTTTGTCTAATCAATGTCTCTTGCAATCCTCCgtcaatcatcatcatcatcatcatcatcatcatcatcatcaccatcagtatcaccatcatcgtcacgatcattataatatatttgtaaagtTCAAACAGCTAGCCCATTAACAGTTGCCTTTGTCAATCAACCCATTCAACTGAATTGCGTGCCCAGATCATCGTACTTGAACCTCCGTTGGAGGTAGAcacgaaaataaaatatcaccATTGATAAAAgtcaaaataaacatgaaacaaacaaaacaatagtgGGGATGaggaatattttaattaacgTTAATTTACATCTCGCGAATGAACCACAAATCCATATCTGTAAATTAGttattatatgtttattaaaaattcTGTCTGGTTTAATAAGGCAATCCGATAGTCGTGTTTGTTAAAGGAGTCCAGCTGGTTTCCACACAATCATCCGATGTGTTTGCAGGCAGCTTCACAGGAAGGAATATCGGGGAATCTGTTCTTGTTGCCTCCACACCCTCCGTAGATAAAGCTCTGGCATTCATGGGCTTGCTGGTTCCAGTAGAAGGATGGTATGTAGGCCAGACAGAAACCAGGATCTGCCGCTTTGAGACAATCTGATGAGAAATAATAACATGATTCATTGTTGTGTAGTCAGTGAGAGAAATGGTTTTTGAAACCTTGATTTGACACTTCAAGGGCAGAGAAAAGGGGAACACGAAAGAAAAATGTACGAAAGAAAAGACAAAAGCGGGATGGAATGAAGGTACAATATACACAATGACGGCTggaggaaagaaaggaagaagatAAATAAAGTAgtagttgttttgttgttgttgtttgtttatttgtttgtttgtttgtttgtttgtgtgttgttgggggagggttgttgggaggggggggggttggatgGGGGGGCGtatttattcttcttttttttaaatatattttttaaatagttttaaatccGTATCTTATAAGACATGTTATCAATTTTTTTATCAAGATAcacaattattgttttgaattttaaatacCTGGAAATAATTCAATACATATTAAACTAAACCAAACTGGTATAAagttaaagaaaaattaattattttgttcaaataatttgtattgaATAAACTTGGATACATCACATGATTCGTGTTATTTTGACTAACCGGTATTTCAAATTATAACGAATTTGGtacaaattaacaaaaagaaGCATGCATTCTACAGTCAAACGTTATGCAGTCTGGTgatgtatataattttactacTGTCTCTTTTTAAATTACTACACAAATGTCAACTGCAGCTTAATTACCATAATGGGAAATAACAGATGACTCTGCATAGTTTGGTATTTCCATTTAgattacttaaagggacattcctgagtttgctgcaatttttaagatgttatcgactaacagagactctttaacgattgtaattacattattattaaatgtattttttctgcatgaaatattattggctgtatattaaacgtgtttctgatcgttgtattATTTGtcctaggttaattttcattttatttcctaaaaatatatttttgtcgtacgtacgaaattatttgaagacaaaatccaatttgggcttcttacaaatattaagacgaccagaaacacattgaatatacagacactgatattctaaacaagaaaatatatttaatatgtaattttaatcgtagaaatattttatttttcggaaacatcttataatgcagcaaactcaggaatgtccctttaactttgtTATAGAATGATAACCCTGTTGCTTCTACGTGCTTACCATGTTGGTCTTGCTGTAATGTCGGGAGAATGACTCCAATCAACACCAGTAAAATGACAAGTTTCATCATGGTCAATCAGCAACTGTATGCTCAAATGACTTCAAGGTCTCTTGCAGTTATAATACCTTTACTATGggtgtaaaaaaatattatctcatttttgtgtgtgtgccacTCTGCTGATAGCGTCTGATAAGGTGCAGGTTGTCCTAAATATAGAGAAAGGTATGAACTGTGAAGTTCGaacttcaaacaaaaacaaatgaattaaaagaaaacgaaaattaaaaaacaccccactaaaaaaaaaacccacccctacaaaaccccccagaaaacccccaacataaaacaataacaaaaaaccccaacaacaaacaacagcagcagtagcaacaacaacaacaacaacaacataaacaaaaacaaaaaaccgaacaaaaacaaacaaaaaacaaataaaaacaaaaaccaatgacaacaacaacaacaacaacaacaacaacaacaacaacaacagaaaaaaaagaaacaggaaaaaaaaaaaagagctaaaaataaataaataaataaataaattgctaCAAACATTGACACTACAAACATTTGTGTGTAacgtgatgatgatgatgatgcgaTTTATGAATGGTGAAGCTACAgtgcttcttttcttttttcgaaccggcctcggtggcgtagatttttttttttaaatcctaggttaaaatctgtgccagaattgccaaatgtttgacatcaaacagcaaataattaattaactggtgtgctctagtagtgtcattaaacaaaactaattttaatttttactttctgATAACCTAAACCAAGTGTCATAATAGCTATTAGATAAAAATGTGCTGTCAAATAAACATGCCattctgttaataaaaaattgcCATCAGGCCATTAATACTGTATATCTGTTATGGTTTTACTGCAATGGAGTTATGACATATATTTGGAAAATACTTAGACtgagatatatttattccatgaaTCACACCCAATACATGATGTGACTCCATTTTAATTTACcgggcgtcgtggttaggccatcggtctacaggctggtaggtactgggttcggatcccagtcgaggcatgggatttttaatccagataccgcctgtgtgaagcgcaaataaaaaatcccttgctgctaatcggaaagagtagcccatgtagtggcgacagcgggtttcctctcaaaatctgtgtggtccttaaccatatgtctgacgccatataaccgtaaataaaatgtgttgagtgcgtcattaaataaaacatttctttcttttctttttcttttttcagcgTGGAACCAATAAACATGGTCGTCTTCCACGCTTAGGGCCGTTTCAAATGAGCGCACTTTTTGATGCGGCGCTCATTTGAAAATACTGCTATAGTCAACAACAGAATCGATTGTTTGGTGCGGCCACTTACAGCGTTCCGCGCCCGTTCGGCACCCGCACTATGCGTGCGTAATGCTagcatgtccgccccagggTTCGGCCTCTGAGAGGCCAAGGCCCAATCCGGGGCAGAGCACCCGCACTgcgtaaaaaacccaaaccacccccccccccaaaaaaaaaaaaaaaaaaaaaaaaaaaaaaaaaaaaaattttttttttttttttaaatcccataAAAATATCcctccccccgaaaaaaaaaaaagaacacaaaacccccccacccaaaacaacatcaaacaaataaaaaaaaacgcgctaagatcgcttcatagaAGGGCCCCCAGTTTTCGTTTTCCTTGTTCGCGGTGTTTGGCGTAGGGTGAGTTTTGAACGCGGAAACGGACGCATCAAAAAATCCGTTGGCGATAACTgtgccggtgtaaacggaatgcaagtccgtaggaacagtggtctgcccggacttagtctcctaggaatgcaggtcctaggtctaatatacctaggaatgcaagtcctaggactcatgttccttaggaatactggtctgactgccaggatatcaagtccgggccggacttgcattcctggacaatcaaaattgaagtccggtcgtacacataaaaattaaattataaatgtaaacaaaacgaaaaacagtttcctttttggtttgtttaggcctaattaacttaggatactagtgcctctctttatttaaatattttctatttattccaatatttgtttgtacacattttgttgaccttattacacgagcagaaccaaggtctttattcattgcgtattgttccaactaataaatgtttaaacatttaaaagtaactcaaaaacatttaccataattcgaagcatattagtactcgcaagtaagtataacttgcccatatgatataccaacacaattatctgttaggcattatatattggtatttgataatgataatgataataataataataataataataatattaatattaataataatttaactataaaaatgtgatatttgcgttacatacattatctttttattatataattgtaagtttgtgcctttctgtcaataatgttgcaggcgcgtgtacatagggtgtggggtggggtggcgtgttctaaacacccctcttcaaagcaaatttcttgacctctcccctgcatagcttactgaacatgtgcctgctttgtcaagtttgctcattttaaaaattaatttggtctaacatatgacatatcaaactctagcctctatgatatcttagtcccaacaaaccataccatcgataaacaaatatgttaaatggttttcattaatgtttatcaattaatagaaatatcaatgactaagagtgggttttagcagctcaatgggctactactgcgactaaaacaaaacagtaatccctgaacaattatcatactgtcaataatatgcacacacaatttacaaagatccttttaaacagactaactacacatgacacttttacacctgaccgTTTTGGTTGCAACAGGCATTCAGACTCCCTTTTTGGgagaaggggtgggggaggcatgCTGATCATTATTGctcgaatgaaacgaaaatgtccgaatctggaacacaacgtatatttatattcgcattactaccaagatgctaaataggattccaaacaaatcagtctgcatttttacatggattacaactaatattgtgagtaaaattatggaattgcatggtgaagattttaggccagctcattttgcccgaacgtgtccattgccataaattccagaggactaggaatactaggattgaaagtcctgtggactaggagtaccaggaataaaagtcccacagacttacattcctcgaaatgcacgtcccacagacttaaattcctaggaatacaggtcccacagactaggattccgaggaatggaagtccgatcggacaaagattagaaaatcacaattaatcagattgtgacttaccgtcaaaatataaacttacaaaacatattattaaacattatgctggtgcatatagaaattgtcttttgttgttcaccaaatgttagtttttttggagttaccagttttcatatatatattttaaaaacaattttgggctacatattgggggggagggggggtatatttcttcgtgttgaacacatggacatatagcctactttatatctgtagttgctttatatacttttgaaaaaagcaagatattcgtcctacttcaatattgtaacaaaaatgtaagacgattacaaaaattcactcacgTGCCTGATCCACACgtctatgacgtaaaaaaaagaattaagttgatactcaaacttaaaaatattttttgaaatggagatttgaacccacaataatcttaagagactcgtacacttatccatAACACTACcagggaaggctgccaaaacctcttcttctttttttctcgtgtctttctggcagctcgtgcaaattgcagagtataataaacggacatctaatttgccggactagtatttctgtcactgctgtagaaggaatttaagtccggtaggaatacaagtcctaggattaaaaacaacttaaaaataaaccaggaatgaaagtccgggtaggactatggttcctaaactatggaggtccgataggactacctaggaaccgaggtcctacggacctgcgttccttttacaccggcgCCGCGCCAAAACCAAAAAACCGCGCACTTGTATGTTATCGTGTCACAATTCTCTTATAATGCACTCGCATCGTGTGGCCTTTACTGTCAGCTGAATTATCTAGGTATCACGGATCCTACAGTGTCTACTAGTAATATGTTATCGTGTCACAATTCTCTTATAATGCACTCGCATCGTGTGGTCTTTACTGTCAGCTGAATTATCTAGGTATCACGGACCCTACGGTGTCTACTGGTAATATGTTATCGTGTCACAATTCTCTTATAATGCACTCGCATCGTGTGGTCTTTACTGTCAGCTGAATTATCTAGGTATCACGGACCCTACTGTGTCTACTAGTAATCATCTCCCATGTGGGATCATAAACTCGGGAGCCACATACATATTGTcgcaaaaatattatttaaatttgaaaaagaagtttataaaatattaaagactGGTTACCTTGACTGAATTGAACCACATTCTGTTGTTCACTTATACTGGTTACCGCCAGGATCATCAAACCAACCAGTACGGCCATGTTGAATAACAAGtttaactctcttttttttttaatcaggtGACTACTGGGTTAGTCATCAACCATCTTGAAATGTGAAAGTAGCTGCAAGTAGCCATAAAGCAATAAATATTGCTGACATATTGGCACAGGGTGACATGAATATGGCGTCTTCCTGTATTTATAGGAAGCTTGCAGTTAATAGCCTAGCCTATTCAAGTCCAACAGCATTATTATGccaaggaaaggaatatttgtttaacgatatcccAGCGCATTTTAATCTGTCACTAGTTAGTGT
This DNA window, taken from Gigantopelta aegis isolate Gae_Host chromosome 4, Gae_host_genome, whole genome shotgun sequence, encodes the following:
- the LOC121370487 gene encoding kunitz-type serine protease inhibitor-like, producing MSSNLRASPVNMHICLAKPDPGQCLGYIPSYYWDPALRRCEQFVYGGCGGNSNNFSTKEACESTCKPRIDPRNEGNVVQATLNVGLLSLSACFCFKLSYY
- the LOC121372606 gene encoding kunitz-type serine protease inhibitor-like, giving the protein MMKLVILLVLIGVILPTLQQDQHDCLKAADPGFCLAYIPSFYWNQQAHECQSFIYGGCGGNKNRFPDIPSCEAACKHIG